One window of Hymenobacter sp. BRD128 genomic DNA carries:
- a CDS encoding T9SS type A sorting domain-containing protein, with protein MRKIFTLAAAGVLAATTFGAQAQIILDGKVDATEIATTYMSGKYQLVSAYNGTHSVADHGLKALYVGTDATHLYIAVVGSFEQTTTYPGIVAYFNLPNKTGVAAGTKLAGGNDGQSPLKQKPTMDFEVDYGIRLNVSPTGMANGYISSVDYTTGNPVAGVPDTYQGSVDKVGTKTTASATSGPFLNWQAAYITSTSLAANTANSAAEFQFDLANLGLTASTPNIDMFVAYVNDGGIFTTDTFPPIVNQTTALAADQDFTQIAGKQFLTYQIGTGVLATKVAASALSLSVYPNPVRGTSLVTYEVTDRASNVNIVLTDLLGRTVRTLENSLKPVGPQTTPVDVASLATGTYLMRVQVGDKVSTSKVSVL; from the coding sequence ATGAGAAAAATATTTACCCTTGCTGCTGCCGGTGTATTAGCAGCTACCACCTTCGGCGCTCAGGCGCAGATTATCCTTGACGGGAAAGTAGACGCTACTGAGATTGCCACTACTTACATGTCGGGCAAGTATCAACTAGTAAGCGCTTACAATGGAACACACTCTGTAGCCGACCACGGGCTGAAAGCTCTTTACGTAGGTACCGATGCTACCCACTTATACATTGCGGTGGTTGGCTCATTCGAACAGACTACTACGTATCCGGGTATTGTGGCTTATTTTAATCTGCCCAATAAAACCGGAGTAGCCGCCGGAACTAAACTGGCCGGTGGCAACGACGGCCAAAGCCCACTGAAGCAAAAGCCGACCATGGACTTTGAGGTGGATTACGGCATTCGCCTAAACGTATCGCCTACTGGCATGGCAAATGGTTATATAAGTTCTGTGGACTATACCACCGGCAATCCTGTTGCTGGTGTCCCCGATACGTACCAAGGCAGCGTTGATAAGGTCGGAACTAAGACGACTGCGTCGGCTACTAGTGGTCCATTCCTGAACTGGCAAGCTGCTTATATTACTTCGACGAGTCTTGCGGCCAATACGGCTAATTCGGCAGCTGAATTTCAATTTGACCTAGCCAACCTAGGATTAACGGCATCTACGCCTAATATTGATATGTTTGTTGCCTATGTAAATGACGGAGGCATCTTTACGACAGATACCTTTCCACCCATCGTTAACCAAACTACTGCATTGGCAGCTGACCAAGATTTTACGCAAATCGCGGGTAAGCAGTTCTTAACGTATCAGATTGGCACTGGTGTGTTGGCTACCAAAGTAGCCGCTTCGGCCCTGAGCCTGAGCGTGTATCCGAACCCCGTGCGTGGGACATCGTTGGTGACGTATGAAGTGACTGACCGCGCCAGCAACGTCAACATCGTACTCACTGATTTGCTGGGCCGCACCGTGCGCACCCTCGAAAACAGCCTCAAGCCGGTAGGTCCCCAAACGACTCCGGTAGATGTGGCTAGCCTGGCCACTGGCACGTACCTGATGCGCGTGCAAGTGGGCGACAAGGTTTCGACCAGCAAAGTATCGGTGCTCTAA
- a CDS encoding glycosyl hydrolase 53 family protein, protein MRTFTRLAAAALLVLASWRPTAAQTTPAFAKGADISWVTEMEAANYKFYNKAGNQQDLFQLLQQDYALNTIRLRVWVNPAGGYCGPADVLAKAKRAQALGQRLLIDFHYSDDFADPGKQTKPAAWQSYTVAQLKQAVYDHTSSVLTLLKTNGITPEWVQVGNETNDGMLWPEGRIMVNGFANFAAFVDQGYAAVKAVSPTTKVIAHFANGQNNGAFRYYFDGLQANGARWDVMGLSLYPNADTWPTFTAQAQANMNDLVARYPGKEVMVVETGLANYVPIATRQMLLDLIAKTQAVPGNKGLGVLYWEPEAYNWKGYTLGAWGTDGRATVAMDGFLAPPPATLVYNPGFEYTAATQNPLGWTTTSTADADADYTETGGHASQFRLTHYKATAYQVRTLQTISNLPNGTYTLRAWAQSGGGQHTCQLYAQASGAATEQNVTLPTTGTWTQIQVPGIVVTNGQCEIGLRSDANAGNYCSLDDVELVATVLATAAPASLAGAPQLYPNPAAGLLTLSYSLARPCAVQVALLSLTGQRLRTLADLPLAPAGPHTLALGTLAGLPAGVYLVQLTADGYTSTQRVVKP, encoded by the coding sequence ATGCGAACTTTTACCCGCCTGGCGGCCGCTGCGCTGCTGGTGCTAGCCAGCTGGCGGCCGACAGCCGCCCAAACCACCCCCGCTTTCGCTAAGGGCGCCGACATTAGTTGGGTGACCGAAATGGAAGCTGCCAACTACAAGTTTTACAACAAGGCCGGCAACCAACAGGACTTATTTCAATTGCTTCAGCAGGACTATGCGCTGAATACCATTCGGTTACGAGTGTGGGTAAATCCGGCTGGCGGCTACTGCGGCCCCGCCGACGTGCTGGCCAAGGCCAAGCGCGCCCAGGCGCTGGGCCAGCGCCTGCTCATCGACTTCCACTACAGCGACGACTTTGCCGACCCCGGCAAGCAAACCAAGCCCGCCGCCTGGCAGAGCTACACCGTGGCCCAGCTCAAGCAGGCGGTGTACGACCACACCAGCTCGGTACTTACCCTACTGAAAACTAACGGTATCACCCCCGAATGGGTGCAGGTGGGCAACGAAACCAACGATGGCATGCTGTGGCCCGAGGGCCGCATTATGGTGAATGGCTTCGCCAATTTCGCGGCGTTTGTTGACCAGGGCTACGCCGCCGTGAAGGCCGTGAGCCCCACCACCAAGGTCATTGCGCACTTTGCCAATGGGCAGAACAACGGGGCTTTCCGCTACTACTTCGACGGCCTGCAAGCCAACGGCGCGCGCTGGGACGTAATGGGGCTATCACTTTACCCCAATGCCGATACCTGGCCCACCTTCACCGCCCAGGCGCAGGCCAACATGAACGACCTCGTGGCCCGCTACCCCGGCAAGGAGGTAATGGTAGTCGAAACCGGGCTAGCCAACTACGTGCCCATCGCCACCCGCCAGATGTTGCTCGACCTCATCGCCAAAACCCAGGCTGTGCCTGGCAACAAGGGCCTGGGGGTACTTTATTGGGAACCCGAGGCGTATAACTGGAAAGGCTACACGCTTGGCGCCTGGGGCACCGACGGCCGCGCCACCGTGGCAATGGATGGCTTCCTGGCCCCGCCGCCCGCTACGCTCGTCTACAATCCCGGCTTTGAATACACGGCCGCCACCCAAAACCCGCTGGGCTGGACCACCACTTCGACCGCCGACGCCGATGCCGACTACACCGAAACCGGCGGCCACGCCAGCCAGTTTCGCCTCACCCACTACAAGGCCACGGCCTATCAGGTGCGTACTTTGCAGACTATCAGCAACCTGCCCAATGGCACTTACACCCTGCGCGCCTGGGCCCAGAGCGGTGGTGGCCAGCACACCTGCCAGCTGTATGCCCAGGCCAGCGGCGCCGCCACTGAGCAAAACGTGACGCTGCCCACCACCGGTACCTGGACCCAGATTCAGGTGCCGGGCATCGTCGTCACCAATGGCCAGTGCGAAATCGGCCTGCGCTCCGACGCCAACGCGGGCAACTACTGCAGCCTCGACGATGTGGAGCTGGTGGCTACTGTGCTGGCCACGGCCGCCCCGGCTAGCCTCGCCGGTGCCCCGCAGCTCTACCCAAACCCCGCGGCCGGCCTACTGACGCTGAGCTACTCGCTGGCGCGCCCGTGCGCTGTGCAGGTGGCCCTGCTCAGCCTAACTGGCCAGCGCCTGCGCACCCTAGCCGACCTGCCGCTAGCCCCAGCCGGCCCGCACACGCTGGCGCTGGGTACCCTGGCCGGCCTGCCCGCCGGGGTGTATCTGGTGCAGCTCACGGCCGACGGCTACACGAGTACGCAGCGCGTGGTGAAACCCTAG
- a CDS encoding membrane or secreted protein translates to MPRCYLFLLITLFALSVRAQPTEKPPTGDVFVDANGVLRWQNTKREVALFGVNYTAPFAYSYRALAQRGIKHEDAIDQDVYHLSRLGLDAFRLHVWDIEITDTLGNLQPNDHLRLLDYLISKLKARGIKVILTPIAYWGNAYPEPKNTGPGFSSIYDKGVAYTNPRAIRAQENYLGQFLNHRNQYTGLLNRQDPDIIAFEVCNEPHYHLPLAPVTSFANRLVAAMRATGYTKPIFYNIAESPQVKDAILDANVQGVSFQWYPENLVAGHELRGNFLPYVDQYPLPYKGDARFDRRAKMVYEFESADVLQPIMYPSMARSFRAAGFQWATQFAYDPLGIAFANTEYQTHYLNLAYTPAKALSMLIASRIFHAQPRGQAVPRYPADSVFGAALVSYRRQLSEWNTPGEFFYTSNTNDNPVQAAALRHVAGVGSSRVVQYGGSGAYFLDRLAPGVWRLEVLPDAVLVSDPFATPSLSKAVTRIVWDEQPLSIALADLGTAFQLKGLNDGNTAQAQASGGRLLVRPGAFLLTKAGQDSRAWTAHSIVGPRRLGEFVAPPATAGLPQVRHLPVAQATAGQPLAIVATVAGASPQDSVLLVAQHYYGPVRSLAMQPTPGLATSWQASVPAALTYPGLLRYWVVLKRAGQTELTFPGRQLGTPRDWDFYPAATPWQVPLVAATAPLPLFTASLDRDAVEAKGISDRNWTDYPTTASGTLALRLLVNPAREGQPAPAAGPAAALRAYLGLKTAGRMTDLGNFKELIIRAQTNLPAATTLRVVLVTRDAIAYEAPVPPLAADGTARVPLSALRPAPLLLTPRPYPGFLPLTYQPLASPAFRLADVEVLQLIVNQPASLREQLRVDVESVELR, encoded by the coding sequence ATGCCGCGCTGTTATTTATTTTTACTAATCACGCTGTTCGCGCTTTCAGTCCGCGCCCAGCCTACTGAAAAGCCGCCCACCGGCGACGTATTTGTGGATGCCAACGGCGTGCTGCGCTGGCAAAATACCAAGCGTGAGGTAGCGCTGTTTGGCGTCAATTACACCGCGCCATTTGCCTATTCGTACCGGGCGCTGGCCCAGCGGGGCATCAAGCACGAAGATGCCATCGACCAGGACGTGTACCACCTGAGTCGGCTGGGCTTGGATGCGTTTCGGCTGCACGTGTGGGACATTGAGATTACTGATACGCTCGGCAACCTGCAGCCAAACGACCACCTGCGCCTGCTCGACTACTTGATTTCCAAGCTTAAGGCGCGGGGCATTAAGGTTATTCTTACGCCCATCGCCTACTGGGGCAATGCTTATCCCGAGCCCAAAAATACCGGCCCCGGCTTTTCGAGCATCTACGACAAGGGCGTGGCTTACACCAATCCGCGTGCCATTCGGGCGCAGGAAAATTATCTGGGGCAGTTTCTAAACCACCGCAACCAATACACTGGCCTGCTCAACCGCCAGGACCCCGACATCATCGCCTTTGAGGTGTGCAATGAGCCGCACTACCACCTGCCGCTAGCCCCCGTCACCAGCTTTGCCAACCGCCTGGTGGCGGCCATGCGCGCCACTGGCTATACCAAGCCCATTTTCTACAACATCGCCGAAAGCCCGCAGGTAAAGGATGCCATTCTGGATGCTAACGTGCAGGGAGTCAGCTTTCAGTGGTACCCCGAGAACCTGGTGGCGGGCCACGAGCTACGCGGCAATTTTCTGCCCTACGTAGACCAGTACCCGCTCCCTTATAAAGGCGATGCCCGCTTCGACCGCCGCGCCAAGATGGTCTACGAGTTTGAGTCGGCCGACGTGTTGCAGCCCATCATGTACCCGAGCATGGCGCGTAGCTTTCGGGCGGCGGGGTTTCAGTGGGCCACGCAGTTTGCCTACGACCCACTGGGCATCGCCTTCGCCAACACCGAGTACCAGACGCACTACCTCAACCTGGCCTACACGCCGGCCAAGGCCCTGAGCATGCTGATAGCCAGCCGCATATTTCACGCGCAGCCGCGCGGGCAGGCCGTGCCGCGCTACCCGGCCGACTCGGTTTTTGGGGCGGCGCTGGTGAGCTACCGCCGCCAACTGAGCGAGTGGAACACGCCGGGCGAGTTTTTTTATACCAGTAACACAAACGATAATCCAGTGCAGGCCGCCGCGCTGCGCCACGTGGCGGGCGTGGGCTCGTCGCGGGTGGTGCAGTACGGCGGCAGCGGTGCCTATTTTCTCGACCGGCTAGCCCCCGGCGTGTGGCGCCTCGAAGTACTGCCCGACGCCGTGCTGGTGAGCGACCCGTTTGCCACGCCCTCGCTCAGCAAAGCCGTGACGCGCATCGTGTGGGACGAGCAGCCGCTCAGCATTGCGCTGGCCGACCTGGGCACCGCATTTCAGCTCAAAGGCCTGAACGACGGCAATACCGCCCAGGCCCAGGCTAGCGGCGGCCGGCTGCTGGTGCGCCCCGGTGCCTTCTTGCTCACGAAGGCCGGCCAGGACAGCCGCGCCTGGACTGCACATTCGATTGTTGGCCCGCGCCGGCTGGGCGAGTTTGTGGCGCCGCCCGCCACGGCCGGGCTGCCCCAGGTGCGGCACCTGCCGGTGGCCCAGGCCACGGCCGGACAGCCGCTGGCCATCGTGGCCACGGTGGCCGGCGCCAGCCCCCAGGATAGCGTGCTGCTGGTAGCCCAGCACTACTACGGCCCCGTGCGCAGCCTAGCCATGCAGCCGACGCCCGGCCTGGCCACTAGCTGGCAGGCCAGCGTGCCCGCCGCCCTCACCTACCCCGGCCTGCTGCGCTACTGGGTGGTGCTGAAACGGGCCGGCCAAACGGAGCTTACCTTCCCCGGCAGGCAGCTGGGCACGCCGCGCGACTGGGATTTTTACCCCGCCGCCACGCCCTGGCAGGTGCCGCTGGTGGCGGCCACCGCGCCGCTGCCGCTCTTCACGGCTAGCCTCGACCGCGACGCGGTAGAGGCCAAGGGCATCAGCGACCGCAATTGGACCGACTACCCCACCACGGCTAGCGGCACGCTGGCCCTGCGCCTGCTCGTGAACCCAGCCAGGGAAGGCCAGCCGGCGCCCGCAGCTGGCCCGGCCGCCGCGCTGCGCGCCTACCTGGGGCTCAAAACGGCAGGGCGCATGACTGACTTAGGCAATTTTAAAGAATTGATTATCAGAGCTCAGACCAACCTGCCGGCCGCTACCACGCTGCGCGTAGTGCTGGTCACCCGCGATGCGATAGCTTACGAAGCCCCCGTGCCGCCGCTCGCGGCCGATGGCACGGCGCGGGTGCCGCTCAGTGCGCTGCGGCCGGCGCCGCTGCTACTCACGCCCCGGCCCTATCCGGGCTTTTTGCCGCTCACGTACCAGCCGCTAGCTAGCCCCGCTTTCCGGCTGGCCGACGTGGAGGTGCTGCAGCTCATTGTAAACCAGCCGGCTAGCCTGCGCGAGCAGCTGCGGGTAGATGTGGAATCAGTGGAGTTGCGCTAG
- a CDS encoding N-acetylglucosamine kinase gives MILIADGGSTKTSWCQLSDAGQRVYFNTEGYNPDFVNTQDIIASLEKNLPDTLPRSEVREIYFYGAGVSSPAKAEVIAAAMRKVFTGANKIEVTEDLLAAARALLGHQPGFAAILGTGTNSCIYDGQKITYNVDSLGYFLGDEGSGSFLGKRLLRDYLRGLLPDGLGEALKEEYNLGSRNDILDRLYNQPLPNRFLASFAKFCYDHNNVSYCRQIVVEAFEAFFQNLVLHYPDYQNYTFNCIGSVGYNFRDALTQVANGHGMQVGKIIRSPIDDLVSFHEQAG, from the coding sequence ATGATACTTATTGCCGACGGCGGCTCGACCAAAACCAGCTGGTGCCAGCTCTCCGACGCGGGCCAGCGCGTGTACTTCAACACGGAAGGCTACAATCCTGATTTTGTAAATACGCAGGATATTATTGCTTCGCTCGAAAAAAACCTGCCCGATACGCTGCCCCGCTCCGAAGTCCGCGAAATCTACTTCTACGGCGCCGGCGTGTCGAGCCCCGCCAAAGCCGAAGTAATCGCCGCCGCCATGCGCAAGGTTTTTACCGGCGCTAATAAAATTGAGGTGACCGAAGACCTGCTGGCGGCGGCTCGTGCCCTGCTGGGCCACCAGCCGGGCTTTGCCGCCATCCTGGGCACGGGCACCAACTCGTGCATCTACGACGGCCAGAAAATTACGTACAACGTGGACTCGCTAGGGTACTTCCTGGGCGATGAGGGCAGCGGCTCTTTTCTGGGCAAGCGCCTACTGCGCGACTACCTGCGCGGCCTGCTGCCCGACGGCCTGGGTGAGGCCCTGAAGGAAGAGTACAACCTCGGCTCGCGCAATGACATCCTGGACCGTCTCTACAACCAGCCGCTGCCCAACCGCTTCCTGGCTAGCTTCGCCAAGTTTTGCTACGACCACAACAACGTGAGCTACTGCCGCCAGATTGTAGTCGAGGCCTTCGAGGCCTTCTTCCAGAATCTGGTGCTGCACTACCCCGATTATCAGAACTATACCTTCAACTGCATCGGCTCGGTAGGCTACAATTTCCGCGATGCCCTCACGCAGGTAGCCAACGGCCACGGCATGCAGGTGGGCAAAATCATCCGCTCGCCCATCGACGACCTGGTGAGCTTCCACGAGCAGGCTGGCTAG
- a CDS encoding DNA integrity scanning protein DisA nucleotide-binding domain protein, with translation MWEHQSLFRVSAQLFAEGIFNLLDRNLRPEVFLLGLASGREEDDPQSVVVEPTSLRYSPAEFGSIKTLAASFEAGDLSPRDNVYHLHPQDHDRMEKHHWYELVCRATDQVLQELVARRGENRRCFCSTPLSLNGYLVVVVIQLAADTYNSYYTLPGKPGPNRPCSLPHAAVLEFLHECTRALREADTADNEQPVLDRDYNEVLRGAGRRLMLRISPGNAHGLYDACLGVAALRHEGDEGRGTMLLGRRQHPAIVPVLTLETPVPLRDHRSIRKLLELTEGSTGLVSDAAHVFGLGHLVPESAPQYEPLATVHFTNHYGWELRHAGHTLMRVVSNTPRLPQGKVQADNFARVIRQVFPEIDDPNVEYLWELALEASNQSHGTMLCITAGAKPEAERLRRQCFRVVPRPMTPPVLRQASSIDGAVLIEPSGVCYAIGVILDGQATEKGDSSRGARYNSAVRYTSSSPYPCLAIVVSEDGWIDLLPSPQHAAVATPVVNAAAR, from the coding sequence ATGTGGGAACACCAAAGCCTGTTTCGCGTTTCGGCTCAGCTCTTTGCCGAAGGTATTTTTAATTTGCTCGACCGCAATTTGCGGCCCGAGGTTTTTTTGCTGGGCCTGGCTTCGGGCCGCGAAGAAGACGACCCGCAAAGCGTGGTTGTCGAGCCCACCAGCCTGCGCTATTCGCCGGCCGAGTTTGGCAGTATCAAGACCCTGGCCGCCTCATTTGAGGCCGGCGACCTGAGCCCGCGCGATAACGTGTACCACCTGCACCCGCAGGACCATGACCGCATGGAAAAGCATCACTGGTACGAGCTGGTGTGCCGCGCCACCGACCAGGTGCTGCAAGAACTGGTAGCCCGGCGCGGCGAAAACCGCCGCTGCTTCTGCTCTACGCCGCTCAGCCTCAATGGCTACCTGGTGGTGGTAGTGATTCAGCTGGCGGCCGATACGTATAATTCCTATTACACCCTGCCCGGCAAGCCCGGTCCCAACCGGCCTTGCTCGCTGCCGCACGCGGCGGTGCTGGAGTTTTTGCACGAGTGCACCCGCGCCCTACGCGAAGCCGACACCGCCGACAACGAGCAGCCGGTGCTCGACCGCGACTACAACGAGGTGCTGCGCGGCGCCGGCCGCCGCCTGATGCTGCGCATTTCGCCCGGCAATGCCCACGGCCTGTATGATGCCTGCCTGGGCGTGGCGGCCCTGCGCCACGAGGGCGACGAAGGCCGCGGCACCATGCTGCTGGGCCGCCGCCAGCACCCGGCCATCGTGCCGGTGCTGACCCTCGAAACGCCCGTGCCCCTGCGCGACCACCGCTCCATCCGCAAGCTGCTGGAGCTTACCGAGGGCAGCACCGGGCTGGTATCGGATGCGGCCCACGTATTCGGGCTGGGCCACCTGGTGCCGGAAAGCGCCCCCCAGTACGAGCCGCTGGCCACGGTGCATTTTACCAACCACTACGGCTGGGAGCTGCGCCACGCGGGCCACACGCTGATGCGCGTGGTGAGCAACACGCCGCGCCTGCCCCAGGGCAAGGTGCAGGCTGATAATTTTGCCCGCGTCATCCGTCAGGTATTTCCCGAAATTGATGACCCCAACGTGGAATACCTCTGGGAGCTGGCCCTCGAAGCCTCCAACCAGAGCCACGGTACCATGCTCTGCATCACGGCCGGCGCCAAGCCCGAGGCCGAACGCCTGCGCCGCCAGTGCTTTCGGGTGGTGCCCCGACCCATGACGCCGCCCGTGCTGCGCCAGGCCAGCAGCATCGACGGGGCAGTGCTCATTGAGCCTAGCGGCGTGTGCTACGCCATCGGGGTGATTCTCGACGGGCAGGCCACCGAGAAGGGCGACAGCAGCCGGGGCGCCCGCTACAACTCGGCCGTGCGCTACACGAGTTCTTCGCCCTACCCGTGCCTGGCTATCGTAGTGAGCGAAGATGGCTGGATTGACCTGCTGCCCTCGCCCCAGCACGCCGCCGTAGCAACGCCGGTGGTAAACGCGGCTGCCCGCTAG